From the genome of Chrysiogenia bacterium:
TCGCGCTATCTCGATCTGAAGCTTCGCGTGCCGTCCTCGCTGGCGGCGCTCGAGCAGTCGCTTCACAACCACATCAAGTCCCACATCGACCGCGGCCGGGTGGAGTGCTCGATCTCCGAGAGCACCTACGGCGAGGTCTCCAACGCCATCGACGTGAACTGGCCGGTGGCGCGCCGCTACATGGAACTCTTTGAAGCGATGAAGAGCGAGCTCAGCGTGGGCGGCGAGGTGAACCTCAGCCTGCTTGCGCGCCAGAAGGACATCTTTGTTTCCCCGGAGCCGCCCGACCCCAAGGAGCTGCTCGATCCGCTGAAAAAGCTCATCGACGAGGCCCTGGCCGAGCTGACCACCGCGCGCGAGCGCGAGGGCGCCGACCTGGTTGCCGACGTGCTCGAGCGCTGCAAGGCCATCGAGGGGTGTCTTGGAGAGGTGCGCGAGGCGCGGCCCGAGACGGTGGAAAAACTGCGCGAGAAACTCCGCGCGCGCCTTGCCGAATTGAAGGAAAAACCCGACCTCGACGAGCAGCGCTTCGCCCAGGAAGTCGCCTACCTGGCCGACAAGGCCGACATCACCGAAGAGATCGTGCGGCTGGAGAGTCACATCGCCAAGTTCCGCGAGCTCATCGAATCGGGCGGCACCGTGGGTCGCAAGCTCGACTTCCTCGTCCAGGAATTCAACCGCGAGGCCAATACCATTGCATCCAAGGCCTCCAACACCGCCGCCCAGCACGTCGCCGTCGAGATGAAGAGCGAAATCGAACGCATCCGCGAGCAGATCCAGAATATTGAGTAGAGATCGTAATCCATCCCCGCTCCCCCGCGCCGGGGGAGCTGCGCGGGCGCGCGCAGCGCGACCGGGCTGAGGGGGTTGTGGGGGCGGCGCAGATAATCTGCTTGCTGGTGCCGGCACCCCCTCAGTCGAGCTTCACTCGACAGCTCCCCCGGCGCGGGGGAGCAGGGAATGTTTGCTTGCGCATTTGGAACGGGCTACGAAACCCCGACCCCAGGCGGAGCTGACCCGTGGCCGTAAAAAAGAAAAAGAAAGCTGCGAAGACATCGAAGAAACCTGCGGGAGGCGTGCGCGCCGCGGCCAACGCGGTCGTGCGCGAGGCCGTCAAGCGAAAGCGCCGTCCGGGACGGGTCTTCGTCGTGGCCGGTCCCTCCGGCGTGGGCAAGACCACGCTGTGCAAGAAGGCGCTCGAAGCCCTGCAGGGCCGGCTGCACTGGAGCATCTCGCACACCACGCGCCCCCAGCGCGAGGGCGAGGTCGACGCTCGTGACTACCACTTTGTGAGCGCCGAGAAATTCGAGCGCATGGTGGGGCGCGACGAGTTCATCGAACACGCCACCGTCCACGACAACTACTACGGCACCTCGCGAAAAGAGCTGCGCCGGATCCACAAGAGCGGCGGCGACGCCCTGGTGGAGATCGACGTGCAGGGCGCGCTCCAGATTATCGAGACCTTTCCCGAGGCGGTGATGATCTTCATTCTGC
Proteins encoded in this window:
- a CDS encoding YicC family protein, coding for MSPIRSMTGFGRAQGQIGRAEFNVEIKSVNSRYLDLKLRVPSSLAALEQSLHNHIKSHIDRGRVECSISESTYGEVSNAIDVNWPVARRYMELFEAMKSELSVGGEVNLSLLARQKDIFVSPEPPDPKELLDPLKKLIDEALAELTTAREREGADLVADVLERCKAIEGCLGEVREARPETVEKLREKLRARLAELKEKPDLDEQRFAQEVAYLADKADITEEIVRLESHIAKFRELIESGGTVGRKLDFLVQEFNREANTIASKASNTAAQHVAVEMKSEIERIREQIQNIE
- the gmk gene encoding guanylate kinase; translation: MREAVKRKRRPGRVFVVAGPSGVGKTTLCKKALEALQGRLHWSISHTTRPQREGEVDARDYHFVSAEKFERMVGRDEFIEHATVHDNYYGTSRKELRRIHKSGGDALVEIDVQGALQIIETFPEAVMIFILPPTLKALEQRLRGRGTDSPAVIRKRLQNAYGEIAEAPAFRYQIVNEDLDHALADLIGVVHAEACRV